In Corynebacterium aquatimens, one genomic interval encodes:
- a CDS encoding Fpg/Nei family DNA glycosylase, translating to MPEGHVLHGLANELNAHFAGTSLEVTSPQGRFAHEASLICGARLHRAYAHGKHLFIDFDAEDIGDTPAHIVYIHLGLIGSLRFEPADEEWGQMRLHISDGTIAANLRGPQFCRLLTDAEVAAITDTSGEDPIRADADPDQVFERVHRSKRTIGSLLMDQKMFAGVGNIYRAEVLFRNNLSPTVPGNALDRGTFDAIWDDLVDLMRYGVETGRIDTVREDHTPEAMGREPRKDDHGGEVYVYRRAGLPCYVCGSPIATKVVEGRKLYWCPECQK from the coding sequence TTGCCCGAAGGTCACGTCCTCCATGGGCTCGCAAACGAGCTCAACGCGCATTTCGCCGGCACATCGCTCGAGGTCACCAGCCCGCAGGGCCGCTTCGCGCATGAGGCATCGCTTATCTGCGGCGCGCGTCTCCACCGCGCCTACGCCCACGGCAAGCATCTGTTCATCGACTTTGATGCCGAAGACATCGGCGACACGCCGGCGCACATCGTCTACATCCACTTAGGCCTCATCGGCTCGCTGCGTTTCGAACCCGCGGACGAGGAGTGGGGGCAGATGCGCCTGCACATCTCCGACGGAACGATCGCCGCGAACCTGCGCGGCCCCCAGTTCTGTCGCTTGCTTACAGATGCCGAGGTCGCCGCGATCACGGACACAAGCGGGGAAGACCCTATCCGCGCCGACGCCGACCCCGATCAGGTCTTTGAGCGCGTCCACCGCTCCAAACGCACGATCGGCTCGCTGCTCATGGACCAGAAGATGTTCGCCGGCGTGGGCAACATTTACCGCGCTGAGGTGCTATTTCGCAACAACCTCTCCCCCACCGTTCCCGGTAATGCCCTCGACCGCGGCACCTTCGACGCGATCTGGGACGACCTCGTGGATCTCATGCGCTACGGAGTGGAGACCGGCCGCATCGACACAGTGCGCGAGGACCATACGCCCGAGGCCATGGGGCGTGAACCCCGCAAGGATGACCACGGCGGCGAGGTCTACGTCTACCGCCGGGCGGGCCTACCCTGCTACGTCTGCGGCTCGCCGATCGCGACCAAGGTCGTGGAAGGCCGGAAACTCTACTGGTGCCCGGAATGCCAAAAGTGA
- a CDS encoding bifunctional ADP-dependent NAD(P)H-hydrate dehydratase/NAD(P)H-hydrate epimerase: protein MIQAYTADEIRAAEAPLLRQQEHPDELMRSAAHAVYLAAAHMLTWPDVAATVRPSPRVLLLVGKGGNGGDALYAGVELLAEGHAVDAWLAWGSAHRSALDAFVHAGGTVLSASPEARTYRRAIDGLTGLGGAGSLGERGGEIAQVLEGLKAFRTRILSVDVPSGIVADTGVKGEVHVVADATVTFGGWRYAHGLAPETGIQLLADPGIAATSANSRTIGGNLPWADDAPLLFRALEDDHDWPDGFTLLGPSTGGSLEPGFHDDKYSGGVVGVCAGSGIYPGAALLATAGALHATPSMVRYVGPQAQEVVRAHPEVVVTQSLEKAGRVQAWVFGPGAGTGTKAWGRLVRLLERPEPLLIDADGLTLLAESADLQNQLRRREGITVLTPHDGEFARLIGSEWLKPSVRPDPKGRFDETKALAEALNCHIVRKGRCTIIAHPFNGPDAIVDTANSWAATPGSGDVLAGLMGARIAHSPDIIHAEIIHAVTIHAVAASLAAQTEYGPAQTHASAIARAIPAATAKLTGERDA from the coding sequence ATGATTCAGGCGTACACAGCAGATGAGATCCGGGCGGCGGAGGCACCCCTGCTCCGCCAGCAAGAACACCCCGACGAGCTGATGCGGTCCGCTGCGCACGCGGTGTATCTGGCCGCCGCCCACATGCTGACCTGGCCCGACGTTGCTGCCACAGTCCGCCCGTCACCGCGCGTGCTACTGCTGGTGGGCAAGGGCGGAAACGGCGGTGATGCGCTCTACGCCGGTGTGGAGCTGCTCGCGGAGGGCCACGCGGTTGATGCGTGGCTGGCCTGGGGCAGCGCCCACCGGTCGGCGCTCGACGCATTTGTCCACGCGGGCGGAACAGTACTTAGCGCATCACCCGAAGCCCGCACGTACCGCCGCGCCATCGATGGACTCACGGGCCTGGGTGGCGCGGGCAGCCTAGGTGAACGTGGCGGGGAGATCGCGCAGGTCCTGGAAGGCCTCAAGGCGTTCCGCACGCGCATATTAAGCGTCGACGTGCCGTCTGGCATCGTGGCCGACACCGGCGTCAAGGGTGAGGTCCACGTCGTCGCCGATGCGACGGTGACCTTCGGCGGATGGCGCTACGCGCACGGCCTCGCGCCCGAGACCGGTATCCAGCTCCTCGCCGACCCGGGCATAGCCGCCACCAGCGCGAACTCACGCACGATCGGTGGCAATCTCCCCTGGGCCGATGACGCGCCGCTGCTCTTCCGCGCTCTCGAAGACGACCACGACTGGCCGGATGGCTTCACTCTTTTAGGCCCCAGCACGGGGGGCTCGCTCGAACCGGGCTTCCACGATGACAAGTACTCCGGCGGTGTGGTGGGTGTTTGCGCAGGCAGCGGCATTTACCCCGGCGCAGCGCTCCTCGCCACGGCGGGCGCGCTGCACGCCACCCCCTCGATGGTGCGCTACGTCGGCCCCCAGGCCCAAGAGGTGGTGCGGGCCCACCCGGAGGTCGTGGTCACGCAAAGCCTGGAGAAAGCCGGCCGCGTGCAGGCGTGGGTCTTCGGCCCCGGCGCGGGTACCGGCACCAAAGCGTGGGGCAGACTCGTGCGCCTGCTCGAGCGCCCGGAGCCGTTGCTCATCGACGCCGATGGGCTCACCCTTCTCGCCGAATCTGCGGACCTTCAGAACCAGCTGCGCAGGCGCGAAGGCATCACCGTGCTCACCCCCCACGACGGCGAGTTCGCCCGCCTCATCGGCTCGGAGTGGCTGAAACCGTCCGTACGACCGGACCCGAAGGGCCGCTTCGACGAAACGAAAGCCCTGGCAGAAGCCTTGAATTGCCACATCGTGAGAAAGGGGCGGTGCACCATCATTGCGCATCCATTTAATGGACCTGACGCAATCGTTGACACTGCCAACTCTTGGGCGGCCACCCCCGGCTCCGGAGACGTCTTGGCAGGACTCATGGGTGCGCGCATCGCACACAGCCCCGATATCATCCACGCTGAGATCATTCACGCCGTGACCATCCATGCCGTGGCCGCCTCGCTGGCGGCGCAGACGGAGTACGGTCCGGCTCAGACCCATGCGTCCGCCATCGCGCGCGCTATTCCGGCCGCCACGGCCAAGCTCACTGGAGAACGCGATGCCTAG
- a CDS encoding MFS transporter produces MQWIPLVAISFAAFVYVTYEMFMVGLITPISADLGVSEGLVGLLMTVYAGLVAVVTLPLMWFTRNVNRRPLLISTLVFLAGGIVLQAIAHTYWVLVAARVCAALTHGLFWSLVNPMSARLSPAGMTGRAVAVVSLGSTFALVLGSPISTFIGNALGWRASTWILGAVTVASISVLLLSLPSMPQLERKALDDDRKQTTAILQLVVYLALSVTAVFSTYSYLGLIVERTVGLQYVAAGLSAYGLFGIVGVLIAGRRVDSRMIRINALAAATLVLAAAFGAVAFITDGITQWIALGALIVVLGTAAGALPTSATTIFMHAGQAQQDRASAIYVVTFQVGIASGAALGAACVDSGHLAAVLGVTALLAALGCAELMVRARPRLK; encoded by the coding sequence ATGCAGTGGATACCGCTGGTAGCCATCAGCTTCGCGGCGTTCGTGTACGTCACGTACGAGATGTTCATGGTCGGGCTTATCACACCGATCAGCGCTGATCTCGGCGTGAGCGAGGGCCTCGTCGGGCTCCTCATGACCGTGTACGCGGGCCTGGTGGCCGTGGTCACGCTTCCGCTCATGTGGTTCACCCGCAACGTCAACCGCCGCCCCCTTCTCATCAGCACGCTGGTTTTTCTGGCCGGTGGCATCGTCCTTCAGGCCATCGCGCACACGTACTGGGTTCTCGTCGCCGCGCGCGTGTGCGCCGCGTTGACGCATGGGCTTTTCTGGTCCCTGGTCAACCCCATGTCCGCGCGGCTCTCCCCCGCCGGAATGACCGGTCGCGCGGTGGCGGTTGTCTCGCTCGGCTCCACGTTCGCGCTGGTCCTCGGCTCGCCGATCTCCACGTTCATCGGAAACGCCCTCGGCTGGCGTGCCTCAACGTGGATCCTGGGCGCGGTGACGGTGGCGTCGATAAGCGTGCTCTTGCTCTCTCTTCCCTCCATGCCCCAGCTTGAGCGCAAGGCGCTTGACGACGATAGGAAGCAGACCACCGCCATCCTCCAGCTGGTGGTGTACCTCGCGCTGAGCGTGACGGCGGTGTTTAGCACCTATTCCTACCTGGGGTTGATCGTGGAACGCACCGTCGGATTGCAGTACGTGGCCGCGGGTTTGAGCGCCTACGGGCTCTTCGGGATCGTGGGCGTGCTCATTGCCGGCCGGCGGGTGGATTCGCGCATGATCCGCATCAACGCGCTGGCCGCAGCCACGCTGGTACTCGCAGCGGCTTTCGGTGCCGTGGCGTTTATCACCGACGGCATCACTCAATGGATCGCCCTCGGCGCCCTCATCGTGGTGCTGGGCACCGCAGCCGGTGCGCTGCCCACGTCCGCCACCACCATCTTCATGCACGCCGGCCAGGCGCAGCAGGACCGCGCCAGCGCCATCTACGTGGTTACTTTCCAAGTGGGGATCGCCTCCGGTGCGGCGCTCGGCGCGGCGTGCGTGGACTCGGGCCATCTCGCGGCCGTTCTGGGTGTGACAGCCCTGCTCGCGGCGTTGGGCTGCGCCGAACTCATGGTGCGGGCGCGTCCGAGACTGAAGTAG
- a CDS encoding DUF202 domain-containing protein, with the protein MIQVADEGLQPERTAMSWTRTAAAMMVCSLTLLRWSQPYPTVVFGAIGLLAVVAGVIGLRERAMYRRQAEGLAHERVAANARGVLGMSAAMLVLGAIGMFLVLSV; encoded by the coding sequence ATGATCCAGGTCGCAGATGAGGGACTTCAGCCGGAGCGCACGGCGATGTCGTGGACCCGAACCGCGGCGGCGATGATGGTGTGCTCGCTCACGTTGCTGCGCTGGTCGCAACCGTATCCGACGGTGGTGTTCGGGGCCATCGGGCTGCTTGCGGTCGTGGCGGGAGTGATTGGGCTGCGGGAGCGGGCAATGTACCGTCGTCAAGCGGAAGGCCTCGCGCACGAAAGGGTGGCTGCGAATGCGCGCGGCGTCCTAGGGATGTCCGCGGCGATGCTGGTGCTCGGGGCGATCGGTATGTTCCTCGTGCTCAGCGTGTGA
- a CDS encoding YidH family protein, translating into MSERDWFTRAVLPSGEEPDPRFTLANERTFLAWTRTSLAFLAGGIALEAFALPGIDPEIRRIASVVVIAMGMAIALGAAVRWARIERALRHGRPLPAPAIVPLMGLGIAVACVVVIAGVL; encoded by the coding sequence GTGAGCGAGCGCGACTGGTTTACGCGGGCGGTACTTCCCAGCGGGGAGGAGCCGGACCCGCGTTTCACCCTCGCCAACGAGAGAACTTTCCTCGCATGGACACGAACGTCTCTTGCATTTCTGGCAGGTGGCATCGCGTTGGAGGCCTTTGCGCTACCGGGCATCGACCCGGAGATCCGGCGAATTGCTTCGGTGGTAGTCATTGCTATGGGTATGGCGATCGCGCTCGGGGCCGCGGTGCGGTGGGCGAGGATCGAGAGGGCCCTGCGCCACGGGCGGCCGCTGCCGGCGCCCGCGATCGTGCCGTTGATGGGCTTAGGGATCGCGGTCGCGTGCGTCGTCGTGATCGCCGGGGTGCTCTAG
- a CDS encoding acrylyl-CoA reductase family protein, translating to MNAPRSLIVTESGPDLVPTKPDFEGTGDTLIRVSHSSVNYKDAMALEGSVGIIRTYPTVAGIDAVGEVLESDSLTPGTLVTVNGWGIGERRHGGYTQSMRIDASRLTPVPSPFDAWTAAAIGTAGYTAALAVAAYEKTRPDQGDLPVLVTGATGGVGSVTVQLLASRGHTVAALTGRPDEYGDYLRDLGATEIIDRAEFEHPGKPLQKIRFAGALDAIGGAPLANVLASVRWGGTVTACGRAAGNEIPTTVMPFILRNVHLVGVNSVDAPREYREEAWQLLAESLDVDKLSAYTQTIDLEGVEAVGRGLLAGTGHGRTVVEVM from the coding sequence ATGAACGCACCACGCAGCCTCATTGTCACCGAATCCGGTCCAGACCTTGTTCCCACGAAGCCTGATTTCGAGGGAACCGGCGATACCCTCATCCGGGTCTCGCATTCCTCCGTCAACTACAAGGACGCGATGGCTCTTGAAGGCAGCGTGGGCATCATCCGCACCTATCCCACCGTCGCTGGCATCGATGCCGTCGGTGAGGTCCTCGAGTCCGACTCCCTCACCCCCGGCACCCTTGTCACCGTCAACGGCTGGGGCATCGGCGAGCGCCGCCACGGTGGGTACACGCAGAGCATGCGTATCGACGCATCCCGCCTCACCCCCGTCCCCTCCCCCTTCGACGCGTGGACCGCGGCCGCGATCGGCACCGCGGGCTACACAGCCGCCCTCGCGGTCGCCGCCTACGAGAAAACGCGCCCCGACCAAGGCGACCTTCCCGTCCTCGTCACCGGCGCAACCGGCGGCGTCGGTTCGGTGACCGTCCAGTTGCTGGCGAGCCGCGGTCATACCGTTGCAGCCCTGACCGGCCGACCCGATGAGTACGGGGACTACCTGCGTGACCTCGGAGCTACAGAGATTATCGACCGCGCAGAGTTCGAACACCCCGGAAAGCCTCTCCAAAAGATCCGCTTCGCCGGCGCCCTCGACGCCATCGGCGGCGCTCCCCTCGCAAATGTTCTGGCAAGCGTGCGGTGGGGCGGCACGGTCACCGCGTGCGGTCGCGCCGCTGGCAACGAGATCCCCACCACCGTCATGCCGTTCATCCTGCGCAACGTCCACCTCGTCGGCGTCAACTCCGTTGATGCCCCACGCGAATACCGCGAGGAAGCGTGGCAACTTCTCGCCGAATCCCTCGATGTGGACAAGCTCAGTGCCTACACGCAGACCATCGACCTCGAGGGCGTCGAAGCCGTCGGCCGCGGCCTCCTAGCTGGCACTGGCCACGGCCGCACTGTCGTCGAGGTGATGTAG